Proteins encoded within one genomic window of Anopheles gambiae chromosome 3, idAnoGambNW_F1_1, whole genome shotgun sequence:
- the LOC1277829 gene encoding receptor-type tyrosine-protein phosphatase N2, which yields MSNTDTSTTVAAWTTTWQRLMLAAGLLALLLSGGGTNILASAEGNIGCLFAETLCLEHLEWCYDDFAFGKCLPQYGLEPEELFRKPLEEDQSRILARMLEELQGAGLGWEHPFTQCRIQGALFAIRTNSEIPQTLCANLAPDPEILGPQSPLAFVRFTPPNEEYADEVYYPPPKKGFARQQLDLPPVELDVLPEVVQLDPRGPSAELERARLQELQRRIALGRAMKQQQQHPPDVTDYLDMGAEVNEIEDSQLLPFKAAEGERDWAYGANKRGSTGIFRDQQAGGNDEERALKDLVDRLTPADVDPEFEYIYPKTSSFREYAKEHHIPKISNFAPENINRLQQEAAGAAKANDPNVDKFYTHPHKALAQHARNEIPAAGNLRESAAYAPGPEAGGMYTEGGFVYVPKSGGSPGKDEARTLLDNILGFTRRERLDVKKPGPPAAPPPSSQSPSEPPKETAPSQDKAHGEEGEKRPKSKKELFAHTDDDHAPHSVDTEYAHVILKNPIDNWKDGSRIVAALAELLNMQGYFTHPRVDRHEVSFRVEANPDRKTAADVAKQINDSRFKNNLSRRLGVLVIQAGVGDKTKETDVSSQRLKRVEDGPNVTHVMAYMFAGAGAAAVIVVAMTLFLIRKHDKKKDKLGGLQSGLGGGDSSSKDYQDLCRARMAGGKTGPAGSDSPGGRITALTKEAEARPPSSRSSTSSWSEEPALTNMDISTGHMVLSYMEDHLRNKGRLQREWEALCRYEAEPSARDAALQAQCAPLNRPGAPLPYDHSRVVLNHLANAEGMDYINASTITDHDPRAPAYVAAQGPMQSTLAHFWQMVWEQGAVVLVALCRLQENGESACARYWPEEGAEVYHIYEVHLVSEHIWCDDYLVRSFYLKNLRTGETRTVTQFHFLSWPQGGVPTSAKALLDFRRKVNKSYRGRSCPIVVHSSNGSGRTGAYILLDLVLGRMNKGAREIDIAATLEHLRDQRAGLVATRQQFEFVLMAVAEEVHAILKALPQSTSGSKGSQDQEKEGNGVAPEAGGKAADKPVDK from the exons ATGTCAAATACTGACACATCGACGACAGTGGCAGCATGGACAACTACTTGGCAACGCTTGATGCTGGCCGCCGGTCTGCTGGCGCTACTGCTGTCCGGCGGTGGCACTAACATCCTCGCCTCGGCCGAGGGCAACATTG GTTGCCTCTTTGCGGAAACACTTTGCCTGGAACACCTGGAATGGTGCTACGATG ACTTCGCCTTTGGAAAGTGTCTGCCGCAGTACGGGCTGGAGCCGGAGGAGCTGTTCCGCaagccgctggaggaggacCAGAGCCGCATCCTGGCGCGCATGCTCGAGGAGCTCCAGGGAGCCGGCCTCGGCTGGGAGCACCCGTTCACCCAGTGCCGCATCCAGGGCGCCCTCTTCGCCATCCGCACCAACTCGGAGATCCCGCAGACGCTGTGCGCTAACCTAGCGCCCGACCCGGAGATCCTAGGCCCGCAGAGTCCGCTCGCCTTCGTGCGCTTCACGCCGCCCAACGAGGAGTACGCCGACGAGGTATACTATCCGCCGCCGAAGAAGGGATTCGCCCGGCAGCAGCTCGACCTGCCGCCGGTAGAGCTCGATGTGCTGCCGGAGGTCGTTCAGCTAGATCCGCGTGGACCTTCGGCCGAACTGGAACGGGCCCGGCTGCAGGAGCTGCAGCGACGGATCGCTCTCGGACGAGcgatgaagcagcagcagcaacatccgCCGGACGTAACGGACTACCTGGACATGGGCGCGGAGGTGAACGAGATCGAGGACAGCCAGCTGTTGCCGTTCAAGGCGGCGGAAGGTGAGCGCGATTGGGCGTACGGTGCGAACAAACGGGGCTCGACCGGTATCTTCCGCGACCAGCAGGCAGGAGGCAACGATGAGGAGCGTGCCCTGAAGGATCTCGTCGACCGGCTAACACCGGCCGATGTGGATCCGGAGTTTGAGTACATCTACCCGAAAACGTCCTCCTTCCGCGAGTACGCCAAGGAGCATCACATCCCGAAGATTTCGAACTTTGCGCCGGAAAACATTAACCGACTGCAGCAGGAGGCGGCGGGCGCAGCGAAAGCGAACGACCCGAACGTGGACAAGTTCTACACGCATCCGCACAAAGCGCTGGCCCAGCACGCGCGGAACGAGATACCGGCGGCGGGGAATTTGCGCGAGTCGGCCGCGTACGCACCGGGACCGGAAGCGGGCGGTATGTACACGGAGGGTGGCTTCGTGTACGTGCCAAAGTCGGGCGGTAGTCCGGGCAAGGACGAGGCACGCACCCTGCTGGACAACATTCTGGGATTTACGCGTCGCGAACGGTTGGACGTGAAGAAGCCGGGACCAccggcagcaccaccaccgtccaGCCAAAGCCCGAGCGAACCACCCAAGGAGACGGCCCCGTCGCAGGATAAGGCTCACGGGGAAGAGGGGGAGAAGCGGCCCAAGTCCAAGAAGGAGCTGTTTGCCCACACAGATGACGATCATGCACCGCACTCGGTCGACACGGAGTACGCGCATGTGATCCTGAAGAACCC GATCGACAACTGGAAGGATGGATCGCGCATTGTGGCGGCGCTTGCCGAGCTGCTGAACATGCAGGGCTACTTCACGCATCCGCGTGTCGACCGGCACGAGGTTTCGTTCCGCGTGGAAGCAAATCCGGACCGCAAAACGGCCGCCGACGTCGCGAAGCAGATCAACGACAGCCGCTTCAAGAACAATCTGTCCCGCCGGCTCGGTGTGCTCGTCATACAGGCCGGCGTGGGCGACAAGACGAAGGAAACGGACGTCTCCTCCCAGCGGCTGAAGCGCGTCGAGGACGGTCCGAACGTGACGCACGTGATGGCGTACATGTTTGCCGGGGCCGGAGCGGCTGCAGTAATTGTGGTCGCGATGACACTGTTCCTCATCCGCAAGCACGACAAGAAGAAGGACAAGCTCGGCGGACTGCAGTCGGGGTTGGGCGGAGGCGATAGCTCGAGCAAAGACTATCAGGACCTGTGCCGGGCTCGGATGGCGGGTGGAAAGACGGGACCGGCCGGTTCCGATTCGCCCGGCGGACGCATTACCGCGCTgacgaaggaagcggaagcGCGACCACCGTCGTCCCGGTCGAGCACGTCCTCCTGGAGCGAGGAGCCGGCGCTAACGAACATGGACATCTCGACCGGCCACATGGTGCTGTCGTACATGGAGGACCATCTGCGCAACAAGGGTCGCTTGCAGCGAGAGTGGGAAGCGCTGTGCCGGTACGAGGCGGAACCGAGTGCACGTGATGCGGCGCTGCAGGCGCAGTGTGCCCCGCTGAACCGCCCGGGCGCCCCGTTACCGTACGACCATTCGCGCGTTGTGCTGAACCATCTGGCGAACGCGGAGGGTATGGATTACATCAACGCGTCCACCATCACCGATCATGATCCACGTGCGCCCGCGTACGTCGCTGCCCAGGGACCGATGCAGTCGACGCTGGCCCACTTCTGGCAGATGGTGTGGGAGCAGGGTGCGGTCGTGCTGGTTGCACTGTGTCGGCTGCAGGAGAACGGCGAATCGGCCTGCGCTCGCTACTGGCCGGAGGAGGGCGCCGAGGTGTACCACATCTACGAGGTGCACCTGGTCAGCGAGCACATCTGGTGCGACGACTATCTGGTGCGGTCGTTCTATCTGAAGAACCTGCGCACCGGCGAGACGCGAACCGTCACCCAGTTCCACTTCCTGTCCTGGCCGCAGGGCGGCGTGCCGACGTCCGCCAAGGCGCTGCTGGACTTTAGGCGCAAGGTGAACAAATCGTACCGCGGCCGCTCGTGCCCGATCGTCGTGCACAGCAG CAACGGATCGGGCCGTACCGGCGCCTACATTCTGCTCGACCTGGTGCTGGGTCGCATGAACAAGGGCGCACGGGAAATTGACATTGCCGCCACGCTGGAGCATCTGCGCGATCAGCGGGCCGGACTGGTGGCGACCAGGCAGCAGTTCGAGTTTGTGCTGATGGCCGTCGCGGAGGAGGTGCACGCCATCCTGAAGGCGCTGCCCCAGTCCACCAGCGGCAGCAAGGGCTCGCAGGATCAGGAGAAGGAGGGCAACGGGGTCGCCCCAGAGGCAGGTGGCAAAGCCGCCGACAAACCCGTGGACAAATGA